From Juglans regia cultivar Chandler chromosome 8, Walnut 2.0, whole genome shotgun sequence, the proteins below share one genomic window:
- the LOC108987762 gene encoding RNA polymerase II-associated protein 3 isoform X2 yields the protein MARVPSKHGRDQALDWELSFKDKDKKMKPQAPQKDKSVSSSRSTGKIPKFDYSRSNAGEFDYKNYGVNQISSGLITEESFPDATSEKELGNEHFKQKKFKEAIECYSRSIALSPTAVAYANRAMAYLKIRRFQEAENDCTEALNLDDRYIKAYSRRATARKELGKYKECFEDAEFALRLEPQNQEVKKQYTEARSLYDKAILQKVSGPLRGSKQGMQKVGSSESKVNGHSIHPVLNNIQGSEVATVEDHAKENDGLVAARASASVEEIESKHVKAGSRVGQQEVDGSRVDAIQSSRVESVKKNQRTGTQELKTSVQELASQAASRAMAEAAKNITKPNSAYQFEVSWRGLSGDRALQARLLKAVSPTTLPQIFKNALSAYLLMDIIKCVATFFTEEMDLAVKYVENLTKVSRFNLLVMCLSSSDRDDLHKIWDEVFCSKATPIEYAEMLDNLRSKYHLKQ from the exons ATGGCTAGGGTTCCCAGCAAGCACGGTCGTGATCAAGCTCTG GATTGGGAGCTTTCTTTCAAGgataaagacaagaaaatgAAACCTCAAGCTCCTCAAAAGGATAAATCG GTTTCTTCATCTCGGAGTACTGGAAAAATTCCCAAATTTGATTATTCAAGGAGTAATGCAGGAGAATTTGATTACAAGAATTATGGAGTAAATCAAATATCAAGCGGTCTCATTACTGAAGAGAGTTTTCCTGATGCTACTTCAGAGAAAGAACTG GGTAATGAGCATTTTAAGCAGAAGAAATTTAAGGAAGCAATTGAATGTTATTCAAGAAGCATTGCCTTGTCACCAACAGCAGTGGCTTATGCAAATCGAGCAATGGCCTATCTCAAAATCAGAAG ATTCCAAGAGGCTGAAAATGACTGCACAGAGGCCTTGAACTTAGATGATCGATATATAAAAGCATACTCACGTCGTGCAACAGCTAGAAAGGAACTTGGGAAATATAAAGAATGCTTCGAGG ATGCTGAGTTTGCCCTGAGGTTGGAGCCTCAGAACCAAGAAGTTAAGAAACAATATACTGAGGCCAGGTCTTTGTATGACAAA GCAATTCTTCAGAAGGTGTCTGGACCATTGAGAGGCTCCAAGCAAGGAATGCAGAAAGTAGGAAGCTCAGAGAGCAAGGTTAATGGCCACAGCATTCATCCTGtcttaaataatattcaagGGTCAGAAGTGGCTACTGTTGAAGATCATGCCAAG GAAAATGATGGACTAGTCGCTGCGAGGGCATCTGCATCTGTGGAGGAAATAGAAAGCAAACATGTAAAAGCCGGAAGTAGAGTAGGACAACAAGAAGTTGATGGTTCTCGGGTAGATGCTATTCAGAGTTCTAGAGTGGAAAGTGTTAAG AAAAATCAACGAACTGGAACCCAAGAGCTTAAGACGTCAGTGCAAGAGCTGGCTTCTCAAGCAGCTTCTCGAGCTATGGCTGAAGCTgcaaaaaatatcacaaaaccaAATTCAGCTTATCAATTTGAGGTTTCTTGGCGGGGACTCTCTGGTGACCGTGCATTACAGGCCCGTTTGTTAAAG GCTGTATCGCCAACTACATTACCTCAGATATTCAAAAATGCATTGTCAGCTTACCTACTAATGGACATTATTAAGTGTGTTGCCACCTTTTTCAC TGAAGAAATGGATCTGGCTGTCAAATATGTCGAAAATTTAACCAAAGTTTCAAGATTTAACTTGCTCGTCATGTGCCTTTCATCTTCAGACAGGGATG ATCTCCATAAGATTTGGGATGAAGTATTTTGTAGCAAGGCAACACCAATTGAGTATGCAGAGATGCTTGACAACCTTCGTTCAAAATACCACCTAAAGCAGTGA
- the LOC108987762 gene encoding RNA polymerase II-associated protein 3 isoform X1 codes for MARVPSKHGRDQALDFQGFLNDLQDWELSFKDKDKKMKPQAPQKDKSVSSSRSTGKIPKFDYSRSNAGEFDYKNYGVNQISSGLITEESFPDATSEKELGNEHFKQKKFKEAIECYSRSIALSPTAVAYANRAMAYLKIRRFQEAENDCTEALNLDDRYIKAYSRRATARKELGKYKECFEDAEFALRLEPQNQEVKKQYTEARSLYDKAILQKVSGPLRGSKQGMQKVGSSESKVNGHSIHPVLNNIQGSEVATVEDHAKENDGLVAARASASVEEIESKHVKAGSRVGQQEVDGSRVDAIQSSRVESVKKNQRTGTQELKTSVQELASQAASRAMAEAAKNITKPNSAYQFEVSWRGLSGDRALQARLLKAVSPTTLPQIFKNALSAYLLMDIIKCVATFFTEEMDLAVKYVENLTKVSRFNLLVMCLSSSDRDDLHKIWDEVFCSKATPIEYAEMLDNLRSKYHLKQ; via the exons ATGGCTAGGGTTCCCAGCAAGCACGGTCGTGATCAAGCTCTG GATTTCCAGGGATTTTTGAATGACTTGCAGGATTGGGAGCTTTCTTTCAAGgataaagacaagaaaatgAAACCTCAAGCTCCTCAAAAGGATAAATCG GTTTCTTCATCTCGGAGTACTGGAAAAATTCCCAAATTTGATTATTCAAGGAGTAATGCAGGAGAATTTGATTACAAGAATTATGGAGTAAATCAAATATCAAGCGGTCTCATTACTGAAGAGAGTTTTCCTGATGCTACTTCAGAGAAAGAACTG GGTAATGAGCATTTTAAGCAGAAGAAATTTAAGGAAGCAATTGAATGTTATTCAAGAAGCATTGCCTTGTCACCAACAGCAGTGGCTTATGCAAATCGAGCAATGGCCTATCTCAAAATCAGAAG ATTCCAAGAGGCTGAAAATGACTGCACAGAGGCCTTGAACTTAGATGATCGATATATAAAAGCATACTCACGTCGTGCAACAGCTAGAAAGGAACTTGGGAAATATAAAGAATGCTTCGAGG ATGCTGAGTTTGCCCTGAGGTTGGAGCCTCAGAACCAAGAAGTTAAGAAACAATATACTGAGGCCAGGTCTTTGTATGACAAA GCAATTCTTCAGAAGGTGTCTGGACCATTGAGAGGCTCCAAGCAAGGAATGCAGAAAGTAGGAAGCTCAGAGAGCAAGGTTAATGGCCACAGCATTCATCCTGtcttaaataatattcaagGGTCAGAAGTGGCTACTGTTGAAGATCATGCCAAG GAAAATGATGGACTAGTCGCTGCGAGGGCATCTGCATCTGTGGAGGAAATAGAAAGCAAACATGTAAAAGCCGGAAGTAGAGTAGGACAACAAGAAGTTGATGGTTCTCGGGTAGATGCTATTCAGAGTTCTAGAGTGGAAAGTGTTAAG AAAAATCAACGAACTGGAACCCAAGAGCTTAAGACGTCAGTGCAAGAGCTGGCTTCTCAAGCAGCTTCTCGAGCTATGGCTGAAGCTgcaaaaaatatcacaaaaccaAATTCAGCTTATCAATTTGAGGTTTCTTGGCGGGGACTCTCTGGTGACCGTGCATTACAGGCCCGTTTGTTAAAG GCTGTATCGCCAACTACATTACCTCAGATATTCAAAAATGCATTGTCAGCTTACCTACTAATGGACATTATTAAGTGTGTTGCCACCTTTTTCAC TGAAGAAATGGATCTGGCTGTCAAATATGTCGAAAATTTAACCAAAGTTTCAAGATTTAACTTGCTCGTCATGTGCCTTTCATCTTCAGACAGGGATG ATCTCCATAAGATTTGGGATGAAGTATTTTGTAGCAAGGCAACACCAATTGAGTATGCAGAGATGCTTGACAACCTTCGTTCAAAATACCACCTAAAGCAGTGA
- the LOC108987762 gene encoding RNA polymerase II-associated protein 3 isoform X3, giving the protein MARVPSKHGRDQALDFQGFLNDLQDWELSFKDKDKKMKPQAPQKDKSVSSSRSTGKIPKFDYSRSNAGEFDYKNYGVNQISSGLITEESFPDATSEKELGNEHFKQKKFKEAIECYSRSIALSPTAVAYANRAMAYLKIRRFQEAENDCTEALNLDDRYIKAYSRRATARKELGKYKECFEDAEFALRLEPQNQEVKKQYTEARSLYDKAILQKVSGPLRGSKQGMQKVGSSESKVNGHSIHPVLNNIQGSEVATVEDHAKENDGLVAARASASVEEIESKHVKAGSRVGQQEVDGSRVDAIQSSRVESVKKNQRTGTQELKTSVQELASQAASRAMAEAAKNITKPNSAYQFEVSWRGLSGDRALQARLLK; this is encoded by the exons ATGGCTAGGGTTCCCAGCAAGCACGGTCGTGATCAAGCTCTG GATTTCCAGGGATTTTTGAATGACTTGCAGGATTGGGAGCTTTCTTTCAAGgataaagacaagaaaatgAAACCTCAAGCTCCTCAAAAGGATAAATCG GTTTCTTCATCTCGGAGTACTGGAAAAATTCCCAAATTTGATTATTCAAGGAGTAATGCAGGAGAATTTGATTACAAGAATTATGGAGTAAATCAAATATCAAGCGGTCTCATTACTGAAGAGAGTTTTCCTGATGCTACTTCAGAGAAAGAACTG GGTAATGAGCATTTTAAGCAGAAGAAATTTAAGGAAGCAATTGAATGTTATTCAAGAAGCATTGCCTTGTCACCAACAGCAGTGGCTTATGCAAATCGAGCAATGGCCTATCTCAAAATCAGAAG ATTCCAAGAGGCTGAAAATGACTGCACAGAGGCCTTGAACTTAGATGATCGATATATAAAAGCATACTCACGTCGTGCAACAGCTAGAAAGGAACTTGGGAAATATAAAGAATGCTTCGAGG ATGCTGAGTTTGCCCTGAGGTTGGAGCCTCAGAACCAAGAAGTTAAGAAACAATATACTGAGGCCAGGTCTTTGTATGACAAA GCAATTCTTCAGAAGGTGTCTGGACCATTGAGAGGCTCCAAGCAAGGAATGCAGAAAGTAGGAAGCTCAGAGAGCAAGGTTAATGGCCACAGCATTCATCCTGtcttaaataatattcaagGGTCAGAAGTGGCTACTGTTGAAGATCATGCCAAG GAAAATGATGGACTAGTCGCTGCGAGGGCATCTGCATCTGTGGAGGAAATAGAAAGCAAACATGTAAAAGCCGGAAGTAGAGTAGGACAACAAGAAGTTGATGGTTCTCGGGTAGATGCTATTCAGAGTTCTAGAGTGGAAAGTGTTAAG AAAAATCAACGAACTGGAACCCAAGAGCTTAAGACGTCAGTGCAAGAGCTGGCTTCTCAAGCAGCTTCTCGAGCTATGGCTGAAGCTgcaaaaaatatcacaaaaccaAATTCAGCTTATCAATTTGAGGTTTCTTGGCGGGGACTCTCTGGTGACCGTGCATTACAGGCCCGTTTGTTAAAG TGA